One segment of Anguilla anguilla isolate fAngAng1 chromosome 1, fAngAng1.pri, whole genome shotgun sequence DNA contains the following:
- the LOC118220751 gene encoding uncharacterized protein LOC118220751, whose translation MPQVLHFILFALSCTGSVSCSIVFARAGEDVTLSCQCSKGGGCYDQLVRWVRMNSEEVQIIDTKCEKSPCRFTSKRTDDIWVALTILQVESGDSGRYYCGEYLSSYLEFTDNGTVLTVGDVWTNSSELHLLNEWTGEGGSPELDWSEAQTSNSSQEFMSKWRYETKASDFLDVRHTELRCVATRLSAPWVNIYWRSTRESWEKTGQTSSLSATERGYRVESQLRIGLKVKSDWEDEDEDEYEYEHEYGYPDKMVEMDEELWCEVQVGVNVSVQSPKFSFRQRTHTDSEWCNGVLSGEIAFCVLCVCLLTLLIYHCLCHQHKGSEPSATEASPTLNSCRDVSSYITYAHLDIKKQLKTERRQRQKSRQKNSQEDRLVDSEVRYKCEERVLHG comes from the exons ATGCCACAGGTTCTCCATTTCATACTCTTCGCTCTGTCCTGCA CGGGTTCCGTCTCTTGCTCGATCGTGTTCGCCAGAGCGGGTGAGGATGTCACACTCAGTTGCCAGTGTTCCAAGGGCGGTGGCTGTTACGACCAGCTTGTCCGCTGGGTTCGAATGAATTCGGAAGAGGTGCAAATTATCGATACTAAATGCGAGAAATCGCCGTGCCGATTCACCAGCAAAAGAACAGACGATATCTGGGTTGCCCTTACGATTTTACAGGTGGAATCAGGGGATTCTGGGCGGTATTACTGTGGAGAGTACCTCAGTAGCTACCTCGAGTTTACCGATAATGGGACCGTTTTAACGGTCGGAG ATGTCTGGACAAACAGCAGTGAATTGCATTTGCTGAATGAATGGACAGGTGAGGGTGGAAGCCCAGAGCTGGATTGGAGTGAAGCTCAAACGTCAAACAGTAGTCAAGAGTTTATGTCTAAATGGAGGTATGAGACTAAAGCGAGTGACTTCCTGGATGTACGGCACACTGAGTTGCGCTGTGTAGCGACCAGACTCAGTGCCCCCTGGGTAAATATCTACTGGCGGTCGACCCGCGAATCATGGGAAAAAACTGGCCAGACCTCGTCTTTGTCAGCCACCGAGAGAGG GTACAGGGTAGAGAGCCAGTTGCGAATTGGACTAAAAGTGAAGTCTGACTgggaggatgaggatgaagatGAGTATGAGTACGAGCACGAGTACGGGTACCCAGATAAGATGGTGGAAATGGATGAAGAATTGTGGTGTGAGGTCCAGGTTGGGGTGAATGTCTCTGTTCAGAGCCCAAAGTTTTCATTCCGTCAACGAACCCATACTGACTCTG AATGGTGCAATGGAGTCCTATCTGGTGAAATAGCCttttgtgtgctctgtgtgtgccttCTCACCCTGCTCATCTATCACTGTCTCTGCCACCAGCACAAAG GTTCAGAACCATCAGCGACAGAAGCGTCACCAACACTGAACTCTTGC AGAGATGTGTCCTCGTACATCACCTATGCTCATCTGGATATCAAGAAACAACTCAAGACAGAGAGACGACAAAGACAGAAGAGCAGACAGAAGAACAGTCAGGAAGACAGACTGGTGGACAGCGAAGTGAGATACAAATGTGAAGAAAGAGTACTGCATGGGTGA